One segment of Pseudobythopirellula maris DNA contains the following:
- a CDS encoding glycosyltransferase gives MTTPITPSNPIEGRPAASAGRSTAEERPMVIHARGITGAGGGPEKTIANSPRFLEAAGYDCLCAYMHPPGDPGFEAFLDRADKAGARVDGVPDRGAFDLSVVRAYSKICDETNAAIWHAHDYKTDVLGLLLRRGHRRRMKLITTVHGWVEATRKTAVYYAIDRRVLRFYDHVIAVSDDLYEECLRYGVRENRLSLVRNAIDEQQFTRTRTAEQARTLLGLPAGAPLIGGAGRLSPEKAFDTLIHAAARIEGLAAPVHVAIAGEGEEHGRLLALAERLGMGGRVHLLGRLQDVTPFFESLDAFVLSSLREGLPNVVLEAMALGAPVVSTRVAGVPKLIDDDRHGLLVDIGDTDGLAQAIGALLTDKPRSDRLREAARRRIESDFSFSKRMDSVIAIYDRLLGAPREGDAS, from the coding sequence ATGACGACGCCCATCACTCCAAGCAATCCCATCGAGGGTCGGCCTGCCGCTTCAGCGGGCCGCTCCACGGCCGAAGAGCGGCCGATGGTGATCCACGCGCGTGGCATCACGGGCGCCGGCGGTGGGCCGGAGAAGACGATCGCAAACTCCCCCCGGTTCCTTGAAGCCGCGGGCTACGATTGCTTGTGCGCTTACATGCACCCGCCCGGTGATCCGGGGTTTGAGGCGTTCCTTGATCGGGCCGATAAGGCCGGCGCCCGGGTTGACGGGGTGCCGGACCGGGGGGCTTTCGACCTGAGTGTGGTGCGTGCGTACTCCAAAATATGCGATGAGACCAACGCCGCGATTTGGCACGCGCACGACTACAAGACCGATGTTTTAGGCTTGTTGCTGCGTCGCGGCCATCGGCGCCGGATGAAGCTCATCACCACGGTGCATGGGTGGGTCGAGGCGACTCGCAAGACAGCCGTCTACTACGCCATCGATCGACGTGTTTTGCGTTTCTATGATCATGTGATCGCTGTCTCCGACGATCTGTACGAGGAGTGCTTGCGATACGGCGTGCGTGAGAACCGTCTGAGCTTGGTCCGCAACGCGATCGACGAGCAGCAATTCACCCGCACGCGAACGGCTGAACAAGCACGCACGCTGCTGGGACTGCCCGCGGGGGCGCCTCTGATCGGCGGCGCCGGGCGGCTTTCGCCTGAAAAGGCGTTCGACACCTTGATCCACGCTGCGGCCAGAATCGAAGGTCTCGCCGCCCCAGTGCATGTGGCGATCGCCGGCGAGGGAGAGGAGCATGGCAGGCTCTTGGCTCTAGCCGAGCGGCTGGGCATGGGGGGCCGTGTGCACCTGCTCGGCCGACTTCAAGACGTGACGCCTTTCTTCGAGTCGCTCGACGCGTTCGTTCTAAGCAGCCTCCGTGAGGGCTTGCCCAACGTGGTGCTCGAAGCGATGGCGCTCGGCGCCCCGGTCGTGTCGACCCGTGTGGCGGGTGTTCCGAAGCTCATCGACGACGATCGGCACGGCCTGCTTGTCGACATCGGAGACACCGATGGGCTCGCTCAAGCGATCGGTGCGCTGCTCACCGACAAGCCGCGAAGCGACCGTCTGCGTGAAGCGGCGCGGCGGCGCATCGAGTCCGATTTCAGCTTCTCGAAGCGGATGGACAGCGTGATCGCGATCTACGATCGCCTGCTGGGCGCTCCCCGGGAAGGTGACGCATCATGA
- a CDS encoding glycosyltransferase family 2 protein, which yields MTVALKAVAIVSLVASIYSYFIYPLLLLAIPKRRSGAVAETSEATSSQPPRVSLIVACYNEESQLAEKLDNCLAIDYPTDRLEIIVASDASGDRSHEIAEGYAECGVRLIASPERRGKEHAQGLAVAESTGDIVVFTDCGSRVEPRCLRTIVARMVDPDVAALSSEDRVLTAEGRVEGEGLYQRYEMWLRRLESDRSSLIGLTGALFAVRREACTPWDSSVDSDFRSALNAVRSGKVAVTEPNLLCIYKGIDDPKREYQRKVRTVLRGMSCLGRYAGLLNPFRWGLISFQLWSHKVARWATPWAMVTLLIASLLLVRDSGFFRVLLFLQLVFYGVSLLGLLTPAMRRLGPVRVISFFTLANVAILQAGVLYSLGRRVGVWEPTKR from the coding sequence ATGACCGTCGCCCTGAAAGCAGTCGCCATCGTCTCGCTCGTGGCGAGCATCTATAGCTACTTCATTTACCCGCTATTGCTGCTCGCCATCCCGAAGCGGCGTTCGGGCGCCGTCGCCGAAACCTCAGAGGCGACGTCATCCCAGCCACCGCGAGTCTCGCTCATCGTCGCTTGCTACAACGAGGAATCGCAGCTCGCTGAAAAGCTCGACAACTGCTTGGCGATCGACTACCCAACCGATCGGCTGGAGATCATCGTGGCGTCAGACGCCTCGGGCGATCGGTCGCACGAGATCGCCGAGGGGTACGCCGAGTGTGGCGTGAGACTCATCGCCAGCCCCGAGCGTCGTGGCAAGGAACACGCCCAGGGTCTGGCCGTGGCCGAGTCAACGGGCGACATCGTTGTTTTCACCGATTGCGGCTCACGCGTTGAGCCCCGTTGCCTGCGGACCATCGTGGCCCGCATGGTGGACCCCGACGTGGCGGCTCTCAGCAGTGAGGACCGGGTGCTTACGGCCGAGGGCCGGGTCGAAGGCGAGGGCCTCTACCAACGCTACGAGATGTGGCTCCGCCGGCTCGAATCGGATCGCTCGAGTTTGATCGGACTGACCGGCGCGCTGTTCGCCGTTCGCCGCGAGGCGTGCACGCCGTGGGACTCGAGCGTCGACAGCGATTTCCGCTCGGCGCTCAACGCCGTTCGGAGCGGGAAGGTGGCCGTCACGGAGCCGAACTTGCTCTGTATCTACAAGGGGATCGACGACCCCAAGCGTGAGTACCAGCGCAAGGTGCGCACCGTGCTGCGAGGCATGTCGTGCCTGGGCCGGTACGCGGGGCTACTCAACCCCTTCCGCTGGGGGCTGATCTCGTTCCAGCTCTGGAGCCACAAGGTCGCTCGCTGGGCGACGCCTTGGGCGATGGTAACGCTGCTTATCGCCAGCCTGCTGCTGGTGCGTGATAGCGGATTCTTTCGAGTGCTGCTGTTCTTGCAGCTCGTGTTCTACGGCGTGAGCTTGCTCGGGTTGCTAACGCCGGCTATGCGCCGCTTGGGTCCCGTGCGCGTGATATCGTTTTTCACTTTGGCGAATGTCGCCATTCTTCAAGCGGGGGTATTGTACAGCCTCGGCCGCCGGGTAGGCGTGTGGGAGCCGACCAAACGATGA
- a CDS encoding FemAB family XrtA/PEP-CTERM system-associated protein → MNLTDQKASASATAAPQAADPIEPIVRRSRFAPREEFPGDSEAWRVLAGRTGIAGAHHLPAMATALSRGFGHSGYALEAYEGERLTGALPLLAVESRLFGRFLVSLPYLNWAGVLAENVASVRALVDEAIALADERGVRYLELRQELAIEHPSLTPLKTEKVQMRAPLPGTEEGAWKMIRSSVRSQIRKGDKQGFRIEFGGDELLDDFYSVFSVNMRDLGTPVYGKRLFSELLSIGPSRAELCVVYQGPLAIACAMLFHINGVTQAPSASALRSHRATAVNTWMYWRMMARAVEKGMSTFDFGRSTMEGPTYDFKRKWGAEPQPAPWCYYVREGNPDEMRPEGGRYSAAIRTWQRLPVWLTRLVGPPIVRGIP, encoded by the coding sequence ATGAATCTCACTGACCAAAAAGCCTCGGCCTCAGCAACGGCAGCCCCGCAAGCGGCCGATCCGATCGAGCCGATAGTGCGGCGATCACGCTTCGCTCCGCGTGAGGAATTCCCGGGTGACTCTGAGGCATGGCGTGTTTTAGCCGGGCGAACCGGTATCGCCGGCGCCCATCACCTGCCAGCTATGGCGACCGCATTGAGCCGAGGCTTTGGTCACTCGGGCTACGCCCTCGAAGCGTACGAAGGCGAGAGGCTCACTGGCGCCTTGCCCTTGTTGGCGGTCGAGTCGCGTTTGTTTGGCCGGTTTCTTGTTAGCCTCCCTTATTTGAACTGGGCGGGGGTCCTCGCAGAGAACGTTGCGTCGGTTCGGGCGCTCGTGGATGAGGCGATCGCGTTGGCGGATGAGCGAGGGGTACGTTACCTGGAGCTTCGTCAAGAATTGGCGATTGAGCACCCCTCCCTGACGCCGCTCAAGACCGAGAAGGTGCAGATGCGCGCCCCTCTTCCCGGGACCGAAGAGGGCGCCTGGAAGATGATCCGCTCCTCGGTCCGCAGTCAAATCCGCAAGGGGGACAAGCAGGGCTTCCGGATCGAGTTTGGAGGCGACGAACTGCTAGACGATTTCTACTCGGTGTTCAGCGTGAACATGCGCGACCTGGGGACGCCGGTCTACGGTAAGCGGCTGTTCAGCGAGTTGCTCAGCATCGGCCCCAGTCGCGCCGAGCTATGCGTTGTGTATCAGGGGCCTTTGGCGATCGCTTGCGCGATGTTGTTCCACATCAACGGAGTGACTCAGGCGCCTAGCGCGAGCGCGCTGCGGTCGCATCGAGCTACCGCGGTGAACACGTGGATGTATTGGCGGATGATGGCCCGTGCTGTGGAAAAGGGAATGTCCACGTTCGACTTTGGCCGCAGCACGATGGAGGGGCCCACCTACGACTTCAAGCGGAAGTGGGGCGCCGAGCCTCAGCCCGCCCCCTGGTGCTATTACGTACGCGAGGGGAACCCCGATGAAATGCGTCCCGAAGGAGGCCGCTATTCGGCCGCAATCCGTACTTGGCAGCGTCTGCCTGTGTGGCTCACCCGTTTGGTCGGTCCGCCCATAGTGCGCGGCATTCCCTAG
- a CDS encoding FkbM family methyltransferase — protein sequence MNLESSPAADTAPRGASPLRHSRWRDVARTVKRAVLGSTSLRIAGQEFDLAYEARGRCDQDDYQHIADMARDRGCVLDIGANIGLTTLLMSRAVAEGGSVYAFEASESACMILRENLLRNPSPTGARVEIVNTMVTDAPGKDCDFSWDDAAGNASAYITTRSSSTIRIKKCGTTIDGFVERNAIEPGFAKIDVEGAECDVLRGMTHTLERFAPQLFIEVHGWPGRALADQAEEVCGLLESHGYRVEELLSKKPLRETISDNGARYQRAWAVARRD from the coding sequence ATGAACTTAGAATCATCCCCGGCCGCTGATACGGCCCCGCGTGGCGCCTCGCCGCTGCGGCACTCGCGGTGGCGCGACGTCGCCCGTACGGTCAAACGCGCGGTGCTCGGCTCGACGAGCCTGCGCATCGCGGGGCAGGAGTTCGATTTGGCCTACGAGGCGCGCGGCCGGTGTGATCAGGATGACTACCAGCACATCGCCGACATGGCCCGCGACAGGGGCTGTGTGCTCGACATCGGCGCCAACATCGGGCTGACGACGCTGCTGATGTCGCGCGCGGTCGCCGAGGGGGGCTCGGTCTACGCGTTCGAGGCCTCCGAGAGCGCTTGCATGATCTTGCGTGAGAACCTGCTGCGGAACCCCTCTCCCACCGGGGCGCGGGTCGAGATCGTCAATACGATGGTGACCGACGCGCCCGGTAAGGACTGCGACTTCTCGTGGGACGACGCGGCGGGCAACGCCTCGGCTTACATCACCACCCGTTCGAGTTCGACCATCCGCATCAAGAAATGCGGCACGACGATTGACGGCTTTGTCGAGCGCAACGCCATCGAGCCGGGGTTCGCCAAGATCGACGTCGAGGGCGCCGAGTGCGACGTGTTGCGGGGCATGACGCACACGCTCGAGCGCTTCGCCCCCCAACTCTTCATCGAGGTCCACGGCTGGCCCGGCCGTGCGCTGGCGGACCAAGCCGAGGAGGTGTGCGGATTGCTCGAGTCTCACGGCTACCGCGTCGAAGAGTTGTTGAGCAAGAAACCGCTCAGGGAGACGATCTCCGACAACGGCGCTCGCTATCAAAGAGCCTGGGCCGTCGCCCGTCGCGATTGA
- a CDS encoding glycosyltransferase, whose product MKILFVSEQFPWPLDNGGAQRTHRVLEGLAGPHEVTLVAHEPTTDRDTGLAALEQLCEVVTVAELSVWRRLVQNVPRSSSHAHSLWLNKNASPTLLKRVLELCADQAYDAVHFNMLDTACFMLGREDRLPDKVIFDSHNCLSDLARQAAANERNQLKRFVLDREARALATIEQRIVERSTLTLVCSEDERDQFLAMASQACVKVVPNGATAQAPIEASPPAESRSLAFVGAMDYAPNVEGAQWFCQHVWPGLRAAESDARLYLVGRHPTRAVQALRELHGVEVTGTVNAVEPYLARASVVVVPLLSGSGTRLKIVSAMASGRPVVSTTIGAAGLGLVDGEHLLIADRPREFAEAIRRLWEDPDRASRIAASAREVFEERFTWNAIQLQLLECYDSLTAAVPMKT is encoded by the coding sequence ATGAAGATCCTCTTTGTGAGCGAACAGTTCCCGTGGCCTCTCGACAATGGAGGCGCACAGCGTACGCACCGTGTTCTCGAGGGCTTGGCCGGTCCGCACGAGGTGACGCTCGTTGCCCACGAACCGACAACCGATCGCGACACCGGTCTCGCCGCACTCGAGCAATTGTGCGAAGTGGTGACTGTCGCCGAGCTTTCGGTGTGGCGGCGGCTTGTTCAGAACGTCCCCCGGTCGTCTTCGCATGCCCATTCGCTGTGGCTCAATAAGAACGCTTCCCCCACACTGCTCAAGCGTGTGTTAGAGCTCTGTGCAGACCAAGCCTATGACGCGGTCCACTTCAATATGCTCGACACGGCATGCTTCATGCTTGGCCGCGAGGATCGCCTGCCTGACAAGGTGATATTTGATTCTCACAACTGCTTGTCCGACCTTGCTCGGCAAGCAGCGGCCAACGAGCGTAACCAGTTGAAGCGATTCGTATTGGATCGCGAGGCGAGAGCCCTGGCGACCATTGAGCAGCGTATCGTTGAGCGTTCAACGCTCACCCTCGTCTGCTCCGAGGACGAACGAGATCAGTTTCTTGCTATGGCGTCTCAGGCTTGTGTCAAAGTCGTGCCGAATGGCGCCACTGCACAGGCCCCGATCGAGGCGAGCCCTCCAGCGGAGTCGCGTTCTTTGGCATTCGTGGGGGCGATGGACTACGCTCCCAATGTCGAAGGAGCTCAGTGGTTCTGCCAACATGTCTGGCCTGGCCTGCGCGCCGCCGAGAGCGACGCCCGGCTGTACCTCGTCGGTCGCCATCCAACCCGAGCGGTGCAAGCCCTGCGAGAACTCCACGGGGTTGAGGTCACTGGCACAGTTAACGCGGTTGAGCCTTACCTTGCCCGAGCTTCAGTGGTGGTTGTCCCGCTATTGTCGGGAAGCGGCACCCGATTGAAGATAGTTTCGGCCATGGCCTCAGGGCGACCGGTCGTGTCCACCACCATCGGCGCCGCAGGGCTGGGGCTCGTTGACGGAGAGCACTTGCTGATCGCCGACCGCCCTCGAGAGTTCGCCGAAGCGATCCGGCGTCTCTGGGAAGATCCCGATCGAGCTTCGCGGATCGCAGCATCGGCTCGCGAGGTGTTTGAAGAACGCTTCACCTGGAACGCCATCCAACTACAACTGTTGGAGTGCTACGACTCGCTCACCGCCGCCGTCCCAATGAAGACATGA
- a CDS encoding sulfotransferase family protein, with protein MVTNSPPSPRFVFVFGAVGSGNTFMCSCLVRDSRVYGVNEDAFGATLERLVQSEKEFGSCPHSLEAFVRFLDDLRRDRSTLVLKTPSNLRRLDLIRKHLEGARFVYMIREPHAAIASGLERHGLPPEGVADLWAEDARRYLSSRGSDMIAVAYESLTRAPREALERVAAEVMPLDEGVMAYAEQSNRPERSSPNWWRERVGPAKAAEIEAMVASRSLGELYQEITGEQAATPLIQDGLLTRLRKGGAKALERLKG; from the coding sequence ATGGTTACCAACTCACCACCCTCGCCACGTTTCGTGTTCGTCTTCGGCGCTGTCGGCTCCGGCAACACCTTCATGTGCAGTTGCTTGGTGCGCGACTCGCGGGTGTACGGCGTGAACGAAGACGCCTTTGGCGCCACGCTCGAGAGGCTCGTTCAGAGCGAGAAGGAGTTTGGCTCATGCCCGCACAGCCTCGAGGCTTTTGTTCGGTTCCTCGACGACCTGCGGCGAGATCGTTCCACGCTTGTGCTCAAGACGCCCTCGAACCTGCGGCGACTCGATCTGATTCGTAAGCACTTAGAGGGGGCGAGGTTTGTCTACATGATCCGCGAGCCGCACGCGGCGATCGCCAGTGGCCTTGAGCGGCACGGTCTGCCACCCGAGGGGGTCGCCGATCTTTGGGCCGAGGACGCGCGTCGTTACTTGAGCAGCCGCGGCTCCGACATGATCGCTGTGGCGTACGAGTCGTTGACTCGGGCGCCCCGCGAAGCGCTAGAGCGAGTCGCGGCCGAGGTTATGCCGCTCGACGAGGGGGTGATGGCCTACGCCGAGCAATCGAATCGTCCGGAACGCTCCTCCCCGAATTGGTGGCGAGAGCGGGTCGGCCCTGCGAAGGCGGCTGAGATCGAGGCCATGGTCGCGTCGCGTTCGCTAGGCGAACTTTATCAAGAGATCACCGGCGAGCAGGCGGCTACTCCTCTTATTCAAGACGGGCTGCTCACGCGTCTGAGGAAGGGAGGCGCGAAAGCGCTGGAGCGGCTCAAGGGCTGA
- a CDS encoding polysaccharide deacetylase family protein produces the protein MTVDTEEDDAWSGGYPPSGQSVRNIERLPKLQQLCDRHGVRPTYLVNSPVIDDATSRSVLQTLHAEGRCEIGAHLHAWCDGPHDRDSYDDRTSYLCNLSEPIQRAKIERLTDKIASVFGAAPVSFRAGRYGIDHVGLKLLAEFGYTIDSSVLAFRACGDHGPDYRDCPWQPYRVSECDIRMASDEGLIWEAPVSVGYTRGEQEAAHRLFERLNHPLPRVLKAPSIARRLGVAAQVKCSPEQSTATEIIQLFEAYRAAGAETLVVLLHSSSLMPGGSPYARNESEAAEILARVDRVLTHCLSFEGVKGVTLAQLATSLEAQRCAA, from the coding sequence GTGACAGTAGACACGGAAGAGGACGACGCCTGGTCGGGAGGCTATCCGCCTTCGGGCCAGTCGGTGCGTAACATCGAACGTTTACCCAAACTGCAGCAGCTGTGCGACCGCCACGGCGTGCGGCCGACCTACCTGGTCAATTCGCCCGTGATCGACGACGCCACGTCTAGGTCCGTGCTGCAAACACTTCACGCCGAGGGCCGATGCGAGATCGGCGCCCACCTGCACGCGTGGTGCGACGGTCCTCACGACCGCGACTCTTACGACGACCGCACATCGTATCTGTGCAACCTGAGCGAGCCGATCCAACGCGCCAAAATCGAGCGACTCACCGACAAGATCGCCAGCGTGTTTGGCGCAGCGCCGGTTTCGTTCCGCGCTGGGCGGTACGGCATCGATCATGTCGGTCTGAAGTTGCTGGCGGAATTTGGTTACACGATCGATTCGAGCGTGCTGGCTTTCCGCGCATGCGGCGACCACGGGCCCGACTACCGCGACTGCCCTTGGCAGCCCTATCGGGTTTCGGAATGCGACATCCGCATGGCGAGCGACGAAGGTTTGATTTGGGAGGCGCCCGTGTCGGTGGGCTACACCCGTGGCGAGCAAGAGGCGGCCCACCGCTTGTTCGAGCGACTCAATCACCCCCTGCCCCGCGTGCTCAAGGCGCCCTCAATCGCACGCCGACTCGGTGTCGCGGCCCAAGTGAAGTGCAGTCCCGAGCAAAGCACGGCCACAGAGATCATCCAACTGTTTGAGGCATACCGCGCAGCCGGCGCCGAAACGCTCGTGGTCTTGCTGCACAGCTCGTCGCTTATGCCGGGCGGTTCGCCTTACGCCCGCAACGAGTCCGAGGCCGCCGAGATCCTCGCTCGTGTCGATCGAGTGCTAACGCATTGCCTCTCCTTCGAGGGGGTGAAAGGGGTTACCCTCGCCCAGCTCGCCACGAGTCTGGAGGCCCAGCGATGCGCCGCGTGA
- a CDS encoding sulfotransferase: MATHPEVATVGEPAPSRKVRRDPARLAKYPCSCGKTIRECGFWQAMFVELNRLGAPFAHDRWPNVYTYANKTLDRILYGYSSKVSVRLARDWADRRLPLHRDRVKLADLSNELFYRSLLKVTGKRAVFDPDKSLWRFWHLRELPGLEMRVVVMTKDVRSFVVSAAKRNYSLVEAVRMWSASYRDAESLTASMPRDRILWVKHEELCEKTDATTLDLCEFMGVESMTLPQPIYPSQQHVLGNRIRRSESLSIRPASPYQESITPEMEREILAIAGEANERYGYIN, translated from the coding sequence ATGGCCACCCACCCAGAAGTGGCGACGGTGGGTGAACCTGCCCCGAGCCGCAAGGTGCGACGAGACCCGGCGAGGCTGGCAAAATATCCTTGCAGCTGCGGCAAGACGATCCGAGAATGCGGCTTTTGGCAAGCGATGTTTGTAGAACTCAATCGCTTGGGGGCGCCCTTTGCCCATGACCGTTGGCCGAACGTATACACCTACGCCAACAAGACGCTCGACAGGATTTTGTACGGCTACTCGTCGAAAGTAAGCGTGCGATTAGCGCGGGACTGGGCCGACAGAAGGCTGCCGCTCCACAGGGATCGAGTGAAGCTTGCCGATCTCTCCAACGAGCTTTTCTACCGATCCTTGCTCAAGGTAACAGGAAAACGAGCTGTTTTTGACCCAGACAAGTCTCTGTGGCGGTTCTGGCATCTCCGCGAGCTACCGGGGCTCGAGATGCGAGTGGTGGTGATGACTAAGGACGTTCGCTCGTTTGTCGTTTCGGCGGCAAAGCGTAACTATAGTCTTGTAGAAGCGGTCCGCATGTGGAGTGCGAGCTATCGTGACGCCGAAAGTTTGACCGCCTCGATGCCTAGAGACCGGATCCTGTGGGTGAAGCACGAAGAGCTGTGCGAGAAGACCGACGCCACAACGCTTGATCTCTGCGAATTCATGGGGGTTGAGTCAATGACCCTTCCCCAACCCATTTACCCCAGTCAGCAGCACGTATTGGGCAACCGAATCCGCCGTAGTGAGAGCCTCTCGATCCGCCCGGCTTCGCCTTACCAAGAGAGCATCACGCCCGAGATGGAACGCGAGATTCTCGCTATCGCTGGTGAAGCGAACGAACGTTACGGTTACATCAACTGA
- a CDS encoding polysaccharide deacetylase family protein produces the protein MSDYALLYHALWQGDAPPEGMPAEEYNLTVEADAFSRQLAELERLGIDVVDIEELLEGPAEGRRRCAITFDDGHRSDYELALPALRDRGHTAIFYVITDKTDRDGRFLSSEQIREMRRAGMRIGSHTDTHPWLPLLDRQGVRRELRESKKKLEDLLQEEVADFCLPGGHYNKMVLEEAAAAGYRSVASCRVGVVDADRFLLPRLEVRRRLDAKQFAATFDDACLRRLARREACKATLRRTLGLRFYTRLRSIVSGLITIDR, from the coding sequence ATGAGCGACTACGCCTTGCTGTACCACGCCCTCTGGCAGGGCGACGCCCCACCCGAGGGCATGCCGGCCGAGGAGTACAATCTCACGGTCGAAGCCGACGCGTTTAGCCGCCAGCTGGCCGAGCTCGAGCGGCTCGGGATCGACGTGGTCGATATCGAGGAACTGCTCGAAGGGCCGGCCGAGGGCCGCCGCCGATGCGCGATCACATTCGACGACGGCCACCGGTCGGACTACGAGCTGGCGTTGCCCGCGTTAAGAGACCGCGGGCACACCGCTATCTTTTACGTCATTACCGATAAGACCGATCGTGACGGCCGGTTTCTATCGTCCGAACAGATCCGTGAGATGCGTCGGGCAGGCATGCGGATTGGTTCGCACACCGACACCCATCCCTGGTTGCCGCTGCTAGACCGGCAGGGGGTTCGACGAGAGCTGCGAGAGTCGAAAAAAAAGCTCGAAGACCTGCTCCAAGAGGAAGTTGCCGACTTCTGCTTGCCCGGCGGACATTACAATAAGATGGTGCTGGAAGAAGCCGCCGCGGCCGGCTACCGCTCGGTGGCGAGTTGCCGTGTGGGAGTCGTGGACGCCGACCGATTCCTGCTGCCGCGCCTTGAAGTGCGGCGCCGGCTCGATGCAAAGCAGTTCGCCGCCACGTTTGACGACGCCTGCCTCCGAAGGCTCGCTCGCCGAGAGGCGTGCAAGGCGACGCTGCGTCGCACGCTAGGATTGAGGTTCTATACCCGACTGCGCTCGATCGTATCGGGCCTAATCACGATCGACCGATAA